In Halobaculum sp. XH14, the genomic window GAACGCTCGTGCTGAGATTATGCTGTATAACGCCATCTATGCCACTCGAACACTCGTATCACCGAGTAAACCCGCTGGAAAGGGCAACAAGAGCCTCGAAGGGCTCGCAGGGCTCTTAGAGAGTATGAGTGAGAACCTGGGGATCGACGTCGGCGTCGCCGCAGTCATCCTCTCGGGTGCCGGTACAACCAGCACACACAACCGCTACATCGAAGAAATGGAAGATGAATACGGTATCGCCGCGACGATTGGCGAGCGACAAAGTATGATGGACGAGATGTGGGATGCCCAAGGCACGGCGTTCAAAGTCGTCGAGGAAGCGTGGCACAACGGGGAGGCGGGAACCCGTCGCCTCCGCGAGCGCGAAGTCGAGACGCTCGAGACCATTCTCGATATTGCCAGCTACCTCACCGATGAGTTCGGCGTCGAACCCCCTCAGGAGCCGGAACTCAACATTGAGGACGCGGAGGTGATGTCCTAATGGCGGGGTTGAAGAAGGGAACTGGGAGCCTCGATTTCGACGAGGAGTCGGACGAGGAGCCCGAAGAGACGGACGAGACCGAAGCATCCGAATCGGAGAGGGAGGAGAGAGCAGCAGAGACGGAGACGCAACCCGACGCACCGACGGAATCCGATCCGACCACAAAGCCCCCATCTTCGGAGGAAATGCCACAGGAAGAGACCCAATCACAGGCGGTGACACCGTCCCAGTCGGGCGATTTCGATCTGGATGACCTTCCGTACCTCGTGCAACGGCAGATGCGCGGTGCGTCGGTGAACGCGGACCGAACCAAGCAACTGCTGCTCGAGGTTCGTCCCTTTGTCAAAGAGGGTGAAGAGGACTTCTTGAACGACCTGCAAGACCTCGTTGATGGTCCTGTGTACAAGGGTGACGCGCGCGAAGCTGCGATGGTAGTCGCACAGGAACACCCCGAACTCGTCGCCGAGACACTCCGTGAGTGGGGAATCGAATATCTGGATAAATAACCCGCAAGCGTCGAGATTCGCGCTCTCCTCTCTCCCCTAGATCCTCCTCGGAAGTTTGACTGCGACAAATCGGTATACAGCAGCTGCAGCACCGGCTGAGTCACTCGTCGACCGGGTGGGAAGTTGGCTCGTCGCCGGCGTCGTGTTGACCTCGCAGCTCTTGATCGTGCTCGGCGAAGGCGGCTTCAGCGCGTTCAGCCAGCTCACCCGCCTCAATGTGCGAGTAATGCTCGCGAACGATCTCTTCGGAGTTGTCTAGGTATCGGGCCGCCTCGGCGTGACCGTACGCCCGGACGAGCACCTCACCGACACCACGACGAGCGCCGTGTGGAGCTAGATACCCGTGTTTATCGTCGAGGTCGATGTCCGCGTCCGCCGTGAGTCGTTTTAGGACCTCGCGAGCGCCGTGCGTCGTTAATGCAGGCGGTTCGATACCATAGTCAGCAAGCAGTTCGAGAGGTGACGCCTCGCCGTCATTCACTTTCTCTGTGCGAATAGACTCGACTTCAGCCGGGTCATATCTTCGGGCGGTCATCGTCTGGGCAAACGTCTCCACCAGTGTCGGGTAGTCCAGGGTCGGGAACACCGGCCACTCCTCGCTTGACGCGTCTGTGATGCGCTTCAGCCGCTCCAGTGGAGGAACAGCAGGGTCTGGTAGCGGTCGGTCATCCCATTTCCCCGTTTTTCCGAGCACCTGGATGTTGTTGTCCTCGAACGAGACATCCGACCACCGCAATCCATCACGTCCGCGCCGATCGTCGTTTCCATCGGCGAGGACCTCGGCGCCGCGAACCCCTGTGAAGCAAAGGATGTAGACGAGTGCCCGATCACGAGTCGCCTTGATCGCCGTTTGGCGGTCCTCCGCGACAGCGTCGATGGCATCGTGTGCTTGTTTGTTCACATACTCCAGGAGACGTGCTCGATGCTCGGCCGACCAGGCCTGTTGTTCTCCGCTCTTCCGACCTGTATCCTCGGGGAGTGGCTCTTTCGCCCGGCGTCGCTGGGCGATGTTCCCCGAGAGATAGCCTTCGCGAGCCGCCCAACCGCAAAATCCGGAGACGTGAGCGTAGTAATTCTGTACCGTGCCCTCGGTCCACCCCTGCCGAGCAAGATACCGCGCGTACTCACGAAGATCACCGACGGACAGCTCCTCAAACGTCACCGATGACGACGAACGATCCTCCGCAAGAAATTCGATGAGCCGATTCACCTCGCGTTCAGCATGTCGTCGATACTGTCCGCTCTCGCCGTTGCGCCCCTTCCCCTTGTCCGAGAGGTAATCTTCGAGAACATCGACGAGAGGTACCGCTGCGCCGCGTTCGTCACCTGAGTGCGAATGCTTCTCGTCGGAACTCATCGCGATCCCTCGCTGTAGTCAAATTCGGGTGGGGTTGGTTCTCGGGAACGAGCCGACAGGCGCCGATATCGCGCAGGGCCGTTCTGAGTGGTTGTATCCCGGGGTTTGAGCGGAGGCATTGGGTTCGCTGTGGCAGACGGCGGCCACCCCCTTGAATCTGTTTACGTTTATCGCACTAAACGTAAACGCTCTACTGGCTCGATTTGAATCTCTAAACCGGCGATAAACACGTCCAAACCCAAGAATGCGCCATTTTAGCCAACTCATAAATTATATACCGCTATACAAATTTGTGGTGTGGCTGGTGCGTCAACGAGGGCTATCTCGAGGCGCATTACGCGCAGCGGGCGAGTGCGATGGCGCCACTGCCGGAGGACGACGGCCGCAAGCCCGGCGACCAGCAGCTGGACGTCCGAACAGCGCCACGTCGACGAACGGGCCCGCGACGCCGTCGAGGTGTACACGACACTCCCGGAGGAAACTGACCCCCTCGACAAGCAGCGAGGACGCTACGCGGCGCTGAAGGCGGCTCGTGACCGAGCTCTGGTGTTCGTTCTCGCGTACACCGCCGTTCGGGTCGGGGAACTCCTACGGGATCCGAACGACCCGCGTCGGCGCGGCGTCCGCTGGGAGGACCTCTCGCTCGACGACGGGAGTATGGACGTCTACCGGAAGAAACAGCAGTGGGACGCCGCCAGTCTCCCCGACCCGGTAATCTCTCCGCTGCGAAGCTATCGCCAGCTGATGGACCCGCCGACGGAGCGCTGGCCGGTGTTTCCGACATTCGACCAACGGACGCTCGCAGAGCTCGTCCAGGAAGAACTAGCCGAACGAGGGGAACGCCCAGAATCGATTACCGAGCGTCGTGAAAAGTACGCTCGCGACCTTCTCTTGACACTTGAGGGGGATATCCGGCCGCCGTCGATCACGACGGATGGCGCACGATCGAATCTTCAACGGCTCTCAGAGGCCGCAGAGATTGACATCGACCATCCGAAACACGATTATCTTGCCCCGCACGGTGGTCGCCGAGGGATGGGTGAGGTGCTTGTCCGCGCGTTTGGGTACACTGTCGCTGCTCGGTACTTAGACAACTCTGAGGAGATGGTTCGTGAGCGCTATTCGCATATTGAGGCAGGCGAGCTAGGGGACGTTGCAACTGAGGCGCTCGAGAAGATCGATAGTGTACCGCAGTAACTTATTTCGAGTGTGGGGGGAGACCGTCGCGTTCACACTGCTTCGACGGTAAACAGCGTGTCGTCGCTGAGGACAGTCTGTACCCGGCGGTGCCAGGCGTCAGCGAAGGCCTCTCGGTGCTGGTGGCTTGCCGATTCGTCGAGAATCCCCTGGAGGTTCCCGATTGCGGGTCCACCGTCAGGAACGTCGCTGACGTGGTAGGTCACTTCGACGGTCTCGTCTGTGTCGGTTCGCCGGAACCGGAACGTCGGCTCCGCCGTGTCCGGGTCGAACGCGTCGAAGACGAGAAGGTCGCGGCGGCCGCCGTAGCCGCCGGCGAGCCCGCTGAATCCGTCGTCTTCGGTCGCGCCAGTGACGTACGAGATGATGCGGCTCATCACGCCGTACGCAGCATCGTCCTGCGGGCCGGCCGCCTGTACCTCGATTTCGCTCCGAACTGGATAGTCGTCGGAATACAGGGCGTCGAGCCCGAACTGGACGATTCGGTAGGCGCCCGAGGCAGTCGGGCAGGAGTGCCCGGCCTCTTTCACCGCGTCCGCGTACGTGATGACGAACGGGTCGCCCGGTTCGAGGACGCCGAGGGCTTCCGCGACGGGGTCACGGATCTCGATCGGGTCGACCTCGTAGTCGACCTGCCAGTCGGTACCAGTGGGAGTCGCGTCAGTCGAAGTTGAATTAGTTGTCATTGGTTGTGGTGGTTAGTGTCGGAGCAGTCGCATCCCGTTGAGGATAACGAGGAGAACGCTGGCCTCGTGGACCAGCATCCCAGCGGCGAGCGTAACGTAGCTCGTGAGCACGCCCGCGAGCAGGACAGTCACGGTCAGCACCGCGAGCCCGACGTTCTCGAGGACGTTCCAGCGCGTCGCCTTGCTCAGTTTGACCGCGTACGGGATGCGTTCGAGGTCGTCGGCCATCAGCGCCATGTCCGCCGTCTCGATGGCGGTGTCCGTGCCGGCTGCGCCCATCGCAATACCGACGTCGGCGGTCGCCAGCGACGGCGCGTCGTTGATGCCGTCGCCGACCATCGCGACGACGTGGCCGTCGGACTGGTATTCTTCGATGACGGTCTGTTTGTCCTCGGGGAGGAGTTCGGCGCGGTAGTCGTCGATGCCCACCTCCCCTGCGACGGCAGCTGCCGTCCGCTCGTTGTCGCCGGTGAGCATCACGGTCTGGATGCTGGCATCCTGCAGCGCCGCAACGACGCCAGGAGCGACCTCTCGGAGTTCGTCGCGCATGGCGATCACGCCGATGACGCTGCCGTCCCGCACGACGTGGACGGCCGTCTCACCACGCTCCTCACGGTTACGGACGTACTCGGCGACATGAGCCGGAACGTCGATGCCGCGGTCGTCGAGCAACGCCCGGTTACCAACGACGAGCTCCTGACCGTCTGCGTGGGCGACGACACCTTTCCCGGCGACCACGTCGAAGTCATCCGGATCTGGAACCGACCGGCGTTCGGCGTTCGCGTCGTCGGAATGGGCGA contains:
- a CDS encoding tyrosine-type recombinase/integrase, whose product is MSSDEKHSHSGDERGAAVPLVDVLEDYLSDKGKGRNGESGQYRRHAEREVNRLIEFLAEDRSSSSVTFEELSVGDLREYARYLARQGWTEGTVQNYYAHVSGFCGWAAREGYLSGNIAQRRRAKEPLPEDTGRKSGEQQAWSAEHRARLLEYVNKQAHDAIDAVAEDRQTAIKATRDRALVYILCFTGVRGAEVLADGNDDRRGRDGLRWSDVSFEDNNIQVLGKTGKWDDRPLPDPAVPPLERLKRITDASSEEWPVFPTLDYPTLVETFAQTMTARRYDPAEVESIRTEKVNDGEASPLELLADYGIEPPALTTHGAREVLKRLTADADIDLDDKHGYLAPHGARRGVGEVLVRAYGHAEAARYLDNSEEIVREHYSHIEAGELAERAEAAFAEHDQELRGQHDAGDEPTSHPVDE
- a CDS encoding ParA family protein, giving the protein MPITYTIYSESGGIHKTTWTANLAEAHARQGFDVLVIDLDHQAANLTYLFDVEEGRDDPEADNLVRHVLGRPDGDFEDLIRSTDEGVDVLPAHDMLEEFTELLLQRERFEENMGDEFNRYEQLYNVLWEENNVQDDYDVVIIDPNARAEIMLYNAIYATRTLVSPSKPAGKGNKSLEGLAGLLESMSENLGIDVGVAAVILSGAGTTSTHNRYIEEMEDEYGIAATIGERQSMMDEMWDAQGTAFKVVEEAWHNGEAGTRRLREREVETLETILDIASYLTDEFGVEPPQEPELNIEDAEVMS